One window from the genome of Kaistella carnis encodes:
- a CDS encoding acyl-CoA dehydrogenase family protein yields MSYYPLNSIPDYYGIDSLLTEEHLLIRQSVRDWVESFVMPKIDDAAQNHTDIADLMKELGKIGALGPYIPEEYGGSGLDQISYGIIMQELERGDSAIRSAASVQSSLVMFPINEYGSEEQKKKFLPHLASGEMIGSFGLTEPNHGSDPSSMETYFVDKGDHYLLNGAKMWITNAPVCDIAIVWAKNEEGKVQGLIVERAFEGFTTPTTHNKWSLRASKTGELVFDNVKVPKENLLPKVTGLKGPLSCLNSARYGISWGVIGAAVDCYCTAVQYAKERNQFGKPIASFQLQQKKLAEFLTEITKAQLLCLQLGNLKNAHKATPAQISMAKRNNVKMAIDIARESRQILGGMGIMGEFPMMRHAANLESVITYEGTHDIHLLITGMDITGINAFG; encoded by the coding sequence ATGTCTTATTATCCATTAAATTCCATCCCCGATTACTACGGAATTGATTCCTTACTTACTGAAGAACACCTACTTATACGCCAATCGGTACGGGATTGGGTTGAAAGTTTTGTGATGCCTAAAATTGATGATGCCGCACAAAATCATACCGACATTGCTGATTTGATGAAAGAATTAGGGAAAATTGGAGCGCTTGGTCCTTATATTCCGGAAGAATACGGAGGTTCGGGTCTTGATCAAATTTCTTACGGAATCATTATGCAGGAATTAGAAAGAGGAGATTCTGCGATTCGTTCGGCAGCTTCTGTTCAAAGTTCTTTGGTCATGTTTCCAATTAATGAATATGGCTCCGAAGAGCAAAAGAAAAAATTTCTACCGCATTTAGCGAGCGGTGAAATGATTGGTTCTTTTGGGTTAACGGAACCGAATCACGGCTCTGATCCCAGTTCTATGGAAACCTATTTCGTAGACAAAGGTGATCACTATTTACTGAATGGTGCAAAAATGTGGATTACAAACGCACCTGTTTGTGACATCGCTATAGTTTGGGCAAAAAATGAAGAAGGTAAAGTACAGGGCCTTATTGTAGAAAGAGCTTTTGAAGGTTTTACAACGCCTACAACTCATAATAAATGGTCGCTTCGTGCGTCAAAAACGGGAGAACTTGTTTTTGATAACGTAAAAGTTCCAAAAGAAAATTTATTACCAAAAGTGACGGGATTAAAAGGACCTCTGTCCTGCTTAAACTCTGCACGTTACGGAATTTCCTGGGGCGTAATTGGTGCGGCTGTCGACTGCTATTGTACCGCGGTTCAATATGCAAAAGAAAGAAATCAGTTCGGAAAACCAATTGCTTCTTTCCAGTTACAACAAAAGAAACTGGCAGAATTCTTAACAGAAATTACAAAAGCACAATTGCTTTGTCTTCAACTAGGAAATTTAAAGAATGCACATAAAGCGACTCCGGCTCAGATTTCTATGGCGAAAAGAAATAATGTGAAAATGGCCATTGATATTGCCAGAGAATCACGTCAGATCTTAGGTGGAATGGGGATTATGGGAGAATTCCCGATGATGCGCCACGCTGCAAATCTGGAATCCGTAATTACCTACGAAGGAACACATGACATTCATTTGTTGATCACAGGAATGGATATTACTGGAATTAATGCTTTCGGATAA
- a CDS encoding BT0820 family HAD-type phosphatase produces MKNSKKLAIDFDGTVVDDAYPGIGKPKTFAFETLRKLQSEGYRLILWTYRHGKTLDEAVEFCRKNGVEFYAVNSSFEGEIFDHSQASRKIDADLFIDDRNLGGFPGWGEIYNIITERIEFRVEGKEVLAYSKMKKDKKKGLFW; encoded by the coding sequence ATGAAGAACAGTAAAAAACTTGCAATTGATTTCGACGGAACGGTGGTTGATGATGCATATCCGGGAATTGGAAAGCCAAAAACATTTGCTTTTGAAACTTTACGCAAACTGCAGTCGGAAGGATATCGCTTAATCCTGTGGACTTACCGTCATGGAAAAACTTTGGACGAAGCTGTTGAATTCTGTAGAAAAAACGGCGTAGAATTTTATGCTGTAAATTCCAGTTTTGAAGGTGAGATTTTTGATCACAGTCAGGCATCGCGCAAGATTGATGCAGACTTATTTATTGATGACCGCAATTTAGGAGGTTTTCCTGGTTGGGGAGAAATCTATAATATTATTACAGAAAGAATCGAATTTCGGGTAGAAGGCAAAGAAGTTTTAGCCTACTCTAAAATGAAGAAAGACAAGAAAAAAGGGTTATTCTGGTAG
- the map gene encoding type I methionyl aminopeptidase, translating into MIQLKSIEELRLMRESAQLVSKTLGMLAKEIKPGVTTLHLDNLGGEFIRDHGGEPAFLGMYGFPKNLCISPNAEVVHGIPNEKPLEDGDILSVDCGVYMNGFYGDHAYSFEVGEVAPKTKKLLQVTKESLYKGIEQCVRGKRVGDISNAIQTYCEAHGYGVVRELVGHGLGRKMHEDPQVPNYGRKGSGKVLKDGIVLAIEPMVNLRTEKVKFHDDGWTVTSLDNSPSAHFEHDVCIINGKPVLLSTYRYIYEALGIVSDEEKPFTLDF; encoded by the coding sequence GTGATACAGTTAAAATCTATAGAAGAACTTCGCTTAATGCGTGAAAGTGCCCAATTGGTTTCTAAAACTTTAGGGATGCTTGCAAAAGAAATTAAGCCTGGCGTTACCACATTACATCTCGATAATCTGGGTGGTGAATTTATTCGCGATCATGGCGGCGAGCCCGCTTTTCTGGGAATGTACGGTTTCCCAAAAAATCTGTGTATTTCTCCAAATGCTGAAGTTGTACATGGTATTCCCAATGAAAAACCTCTGGAAGACGGTGATATTTTATCCGTTGATTGTGGCGTTTATATGAATGGTTTTTACGGAGATCATGCCTATTCTTTTGAAGTGGGTGAAGTTGCTCCTAAAACTAAAAAATTACTGCAAGTCACCAAAGAATCCCTTTACAAAGGAATCGAGCAGTGTGTTCGTGGTAAAAGAGTTGGTGATATATCAAATGCCATTCAGACCTATTGTGAAGCCCATGGATATGGCGTTGTTCGTGAATTAGTGGGACACGGTTTGGGCAGAAAAATGCACGAAGATCCACAAGTTCCAAATTACGGCAGAAAGGGGAGTGGTAAAGTACTAAAAGACGGGATCGTACTAGCTATTGAACCGATGGTTAATTTAAGAACTGAAAAAGTAAAATTCCATGATGATGGCTGGACTGTAACTTCTTTAGACAATTCTCCCTCTGCGCATTTCGAACACGATGTTTGTATTATTAATGGAAAACCCGTGTTACTTTCAACGTATCGTTACATTTACGAAGCGCTGGGAATTGTAAGTGACGAAGAAAAACCATTTACGTTGGATTTTTAA
- a CDS encoding methyltransferase domain-containing protein, with the protein MKKITKFLLNKIPRPFLIKASILARPLIVLFFKGDKFTDPIDGKSYRKFLPYGYGKQRENALSPGTLSLERHRQMWLYLQNETDFFTKNYKVLHIAPEQEFLRKFKKMKNLNYVSADLYSPIVDVKADILDLPFENESFDIVFCNHVLEHIEDDQKAMSELYRVMKKEGWGIFQVPMKNDLEKTYEDFSIKNPQERQKHFGQYDHVRWYGMDYFKRLENAGFEVDINFYSQKYPKDMIEKYGLNKNEILPIVFKRSVNG; encoded by the coding sequence ATGAAGAAAATCACCAAATTCCTTCTCAACAAAATACCTCGTCCATTCCTAATTAAAGCGAGCATTCTTGCACGACCTTTAATTGTTTTATTTTTTAAAGGAGACAAATTCACAGACCCGATCGATGGGAAGTCTTATCGTAAATTCCTGCCTTATGGTTATGGAAAGCAACGCGAAAACGCTTTATCTCCGGGAACTTTAAGTTTAGAAAGACATCGCCAAATGTGGCTTTATCTTCAAAATGAAACCGACTTTTTTACAAAAAATTACAAAGTTCTGCATATCGCACCGGAACAGGAATTTTTGCGGAAATTTAAAAAGATGAAGAATCTTAATTATGTTTCTGCAGATTTATATTCCCCGATTGTTGATGTAAAAGCAGATATTTTAGATCTTCCCTTTGAAAATGAAAGTTTCGATATTGTTTTCTGTAATCATGTTTTAGAACATATTGAGGATGATCAGAAAGCGATGAGTGAGCTTTACAGGGTGATGAAAAAAGAGGGTTGGGGAATTTTTCAAGTTCCTATGAAAAACGATCTGGAAAAAACATATGAAGATTTTTCTATTAAAAATCCACAGGAACGGCAGAAACATTTCGGACAATACGATCACGTTCGCTGGTACGGAATGGACTATTTTAAAAGATTAGAAAACGCAGGTTTCGAAGTGGATATCAATTTTTATTCTCAAAAATATCCTAAGGATATGATTGAAAAATACGGTTTAAATAAAAATGAGATTTTACCCATCGTTTTTAAAAGATCCGTGAACGGTTGA
- the era gene encoding GTPase Era: MHKAGFVNIVGKPNAGKSTLLNQLMGEKLAIVTQKAQTTRHRIFGIYNEEDLQIVFSDTPGVLDPKYGLQEKMMDFVKDSLQDADVFLFIVDITDKTEPSEFLIDKLNKIPVPVLILVNKIDASNQTDLERIMEFWHEQIPKAEILPISALTGFNTEVILPKLKSMLPESPPYYDKDQYTDKPERFFVNETIREKILLNYDKEIPYSVEVVTEMFKEKEGIIFIDSVIYVERDTQKGIIIGHKGDAIKKVGTEARIDLEKFFSKKIHLNLFVKVKKDWRKNDRDLKNFGYR; this comes from the coding sequence ATGCATAAAGCAGGATTCGTAAATATTGTCGGCAAACCAAACGCCGGCAAATCCACCCTTCTTAACCAATTGATGGGAGAGAAGTTGGCTATTGTTACCCAAAAAGCACAGACTACCAGACACCGAATTTTCGGTATTTATAATGAAGAGGATTTACAGATTGTATTTTCTGACACGCCGGGAGTTTTAGACCCGAAATATGGTCTTCAGGAAAAAATGATGGATTTTGTAAAAGATTCACTGCAAGATGCAGATGTCTTTCTATTCATCGTAGATATTACCGATAAAACTGAACCGAGTGAGTTTTTGATCGATAAATTGAATAAAATCCCAGTTCCTGTTTTAATTCTTGTCAATAAAATCGATGCGTCTAATCAAACGGATTTAGAGCGGATTATGGAGTTTTGGCATGAACAGATTCCTAAAGCTGAGATTTTACCAATTTCAGCATTGACCGGATTTAATACGGAGGTGATTTTGCCGAAATTAAAATCCATGCTTCCTGAAAGTCCGCCGTATTACGATAAAGATCAATACACTGATAAACCGGAAAGATTCTTTGTAAATGAAACCATTCGGGAGAAAATCCTTTTAAATTACGACAAAGAAATTCCTTATTCTGTAGAAGTTGTTACTGAAATGTTTAAGGAAAAAGAAGGCATTATCTTCATAGATTCGGTGATTTATGTCGAACGTGATACGCAGAAAGGAATTATTATTGGCCATAAAGGTGACGCCATTAAAAAAGTAGGAACGGAGGCTAGAATAGATCTGGAAAAGTTCTTTTCCAAAAAAATACACCTCAATCTATTTGTGAAGGTGAAAAAGGACTGGCGCAAAAATGACCGTGATCTGAAAAATTTTGGGTACCGTTAA
- the ligD gene encoding DNA ligase D, with amino-acid sequence MSLEDYNKKRKFGETPEPEGEKVENSGKLIFVIQRHSATRLHYDFRLEMDGVLKSWAIPKGPSLDPADKRLAMMTEDHPYDYKDFEGTIPEGNYGGGEVEIWDSGTYEPLEKVEGKTDDLIMRHELHKESLKFVLHGKKLKGEFALVKIKNSKDGNAWLLIKHKDDFAQKNYNSEDHVPPKSKVTLREEARPSKKRSKKTSSSEKTFKNYAPALSGERKLKDFITPMLAKVGKKPFNDKEWVFEIKWDGYRAISDLREDSIKLYSRNGLNYAEKFSKIVKALEDQKFPMVLDGEIVAFNADGKPDFQTLQKIDENPDLAMTFQVFDLLWLNGHSTESLTLIERKELLKEALVENEVVKYCEHIPEHGKDFFDQIKKMELEGMMAKKADSNYSEGVRSSDWLKIKFQNTEDVLICGFTDPKGSRKNFGALILGTFIDDQLQYCGHAGTGFNDESLKKLHEIFKPFITEKCPFEEIPKTNGPATWLKPELVCEIKYTEKTKDGIFRHPVFMGLREDKEVENLKNEDTEESESDSIPISSGKKQTKISTEIISGKKKGVAKPTIKLTNRDKIYFPESDITKGDLIDYYQSVAKYILPHLKNRPQSLNRFPNGINGLSFYHKDAGDDAPDWIDKIGIFSESNEKEIHYLICNTANDLAYLNNLGCIDLNPWNSTIQNLDQPDWLALDLDPSDDNTFDHVIETALAVKEVLDSAKIKGYCKTSGSSGIHIYIPMNAKYEVEQVKNFAHLLMQKVQKKLPDLTTLERSLKKRSKEKIYLDYLQNRSGQTLASVYSVRPKPFAPVSMPLNWDELKFGLKATEFNITNSLERIEKKGDLFKPVLGKGIDMLKSLENLSET; translated from the coding sequence ATGTCTTTAGAAGATTATAACAAAAAGAGAAAGTTCGGCGAAACTCCTGAGCCGGAAGGTGAAAAGGTGGAAAACAGTGGCAAACTTATTTTTGTTATTCAAAGACATTCTGCAACCCGACTACATTATGATTTCCGTTTGGAAATGGATGGTGTTCTTAAAAGTTGGGCCATCCCCAAAGGTCCGTCACTCGATCCGGCAGATAAAAGGCTTGCCATGATGACGGAAGATCATCCGTATGACTACAAAGATTTTGAAGGTACAATTCCGGAAGGAAATTATGGAGGTGGCGAAGTTGAAATTTGGGATTCCGGTACCTATGAGCCTTTAGAAAAGGTGGAGGGAAAAACAGACGATTTAATTATGCGACACGAACTGCATAAAGAATCTCTAAAATTTGTGCTTCACGGTAAAAAGCTAAAAGGTGAATTTGCCTTGGTTAAAATCAAAAATTCTAAAGACGGGAACGCCTGGCTTTTGATAAAACATAAAGATGATTTCGCCCAAAAAAATTATAATTCTGAAGATCATGTTCCGCCAAAATCTAAAGTAACGTTGCGGGAAGAAGCGAGACCTTCAAAAAAAAGGAGTAAGAAAACTAGCTCCTCAGAAAAGACATTTAAAAATTATGCTCCGGCCCTTTCCGGGGAAAGAAAATTAAAAGATTTCATTACACCGATGCTGGCGAAAGTTGGCAAAAAACCTTTTAATGATAAAGAATGGGTTTTCGAAATCAAATGGGACGGCTATCGTGCGATTTCTGATTTACGGGAAGATTCGATTAAACTCTATTCCAGAAATGGTCTTAACTATGCTGAAAAATTTTCAAAAATTGTAAAAGCGTTGGAAGATCAAAAGTTTCCTATGGTTCTGGACGGCGAAATCGTTGCTTTCAATGCTGACGGAAAACCGGATTTTCAAACTTTACAAAAGATTGATGAAAATCCTGATTTAGCAATGACTTTTCAGGTTTTTGATTTGTTGTGGCTTAATGGTCATTCGACTGAAAGTTTAACTTTAATTGAAAGAAAGGAATTATTGAAAGAAGCTTTGGTGGAAAATGAAGTCGTAAAATATTGTGAGCACATTCCCGAACATGGAAAAGATTTTTTTGATCAGATTAAAAAAATGGAGCTCGAAGGAATGATGGCTAAAAAAGCCGACAGTAACTATTCAGAAGGCGTTCGATCTTCGGATTGGCTCAAGATAAAATTTCAAAATACGGAAGATGTTTTAATATGCGGCTTTACCGATCCAAAAGGGTCTCGTAAGAACTTTGGTGCATTAATTCTCGGGACTTTTATTGATGATCAACTCCAGTATTGCGGTCATGCCGGAACGGGTTTTAATGATGAATCTCTAAAAAAATTACATGAAATTTTTAAACCATTCATTACCGAGAAGTGTCCTTTTGAAGAAATTCCCAAAACAAATGGACCGGCAACCTGGTTAAAACCTGAGCTTGTTTGTGAAATTAAATACACGGAAAAAACGAAAGATGGTATTTTTCGTCACCCTGTCTTTATGGGCCTTCGCGAAGATAAAGAGGTAGAAAATTTGAAAAATGAGGACACGGAGGAATCGGAAAGCGATTCGATTCCGATTAGCAGTGGAAAGAAACAGACTAAAATATCTACAGAAATAATCTCAGGTAAAAAAAAGGGTGTTGCAAAACCCACCATTAAATTAACAAATCGAGACAAGATTTATTTTCCGGAAAGTGATATTACAAAGGGTGATTTGATCGATTATTATCAATCTGTTGCGAAATATATTTTGCCTCATTTAAAAAACCGACCACAATCATTGAATAGATTTCCCAATGGAATTAACGGGTTGAGTTTTTATCATAAAGACGCGGGCGATGATGCACCCGACTGGATCGATAAAATCGGTATTTTTTCAGAATCAAACGAAAAGGAAATCCACTACTTAATTTGCAATACCGCAAATGATCTGGCTTATCTCAATAATTTGGGCTGCATTGATTTAAATCCCTGGAATTCCACGATTCAAAATCTGGATCAGCCTGATTGGCTGGCTTTGGATTTGGATCCTTCAGACGATAATACATTTGATCACGTAATTGAAACGGCTTTGGCAGTAAAAGAAGTTTTGGATTCAGCAAAAATCAAAGGATATTGTAAGACCTCCGGCAGCTCTGGAATTCATATTTACATTCCGATGAACGCCAAATATGAGGTGGAACAGGTAAAGAATTTTGCCCATTTGCTGATGCAAAAAGTACAGAAAAAATTGCCTGATCTTACAACTTTAGAAAGAAGTCTAAAAAAACGAAGCAAAGAAAAAATATACCTGGATTATCTGCAAAACCGGTCGGGACAAACCCTCGCGAGTGTTTACAGCGTTCGGCCTAAACCATTTGCGCCGGTGTCTATGCCTTTAAATTGGGACGAACTTAAGTTTGGTTTAAAGGCTACAGAATTCAATATTACAAATTCTCTAGAGCGCATTGAAAAGAAAGGTGATCTGTTTAAACCTGTTTTAGGAAAAGGAATTGATATGCTGAAAAGCTTAGAAAATCTGTCCGAAACCTAA
- a CDS encoding SGNH/GDSL hydrolase family protein, protein MPIIYFQGKKIKKEIPLLPAAKNPEGSVIIISNRNLKVLFIGESSFAGVGTDYHKNSFAGYFAEKISELFQSNIHWKVYAKIGYNIDQIQRMIIPKIEETNCDLIVVGIGGNDTFELTHPKKWSRSVQVLIDDLREKFPDTPILFAQLPTIEAFPAFTAEMKCVLAGHKNILANYLHRQVLKNKNIFYPSEKINIQKWMATLKDGETVAEFFSDGIHPSELTYKMWAYECADFLHQSSVKFN, encoded by the coding sequence TTGCCGATCATTTATTTTCAGGGAAAAAAAATCAAGAAAGAAATTCCCCTTTTGCCGGCAGCTAAAAATCCTGAAGGTTCCGTCATTATCATTTCCAATAGAAATTTAAAAGTTCTTTTCATTGGCGAAAGTTCTTTTGCCGGCGTCGGAACGGATTACCACAAAAATAGTTTCGCGGGATATTTTGCAGAAAAAATAAGTGAATTATTCCAATCTAATATCCATTGGAAGGTTTACGCCAAGATTGGTTACAATATTGATCAAATCCAACGAATGATCATTCCTAAAATTGAGGAGACAAACTGCGATCTTATTGTGGTTGGAATTGGTGGTAATGATACTTTTGAATTAACGCATCCCAAAAAATGGAGTAGAAGTGTTCAGGTTTTAATTGATGATTTACGGGAAAAATTTCCTGATACTCCCATTTTATTTGCTCAGTTACCAACTATTGAAGCTTTCCCAGCATTTACAGCAGAAATGAAATGTGTTCTGGCAGGGCATAAAAATATTCTTGCTAATTATCTGCATCGGCAGGTTTTAAAGAATAAAAACATCTTTTATCCGTCAGAAAAAATTAATATCCAAAAATGGATGGCAACACTAAAAGATGGTGAAACGGTTGCAGAATTTTTCAGCGATGGTATTCATCCCTCAGAACTTACTTATAAGATGTGGGCTTACGAATGTGCAGATTTCTTGCATCAGTCGTCAGTTAAATTTAATTAG
- the ku gene encoding non-homologous end joining protein Ku — MKAIWNGAIGFGLVNIPIKMYSAVENSNLDLDMLDKNDFSNIKFKRVNEKTGKEVKWENIVKGFLLDDKYVVLDDEDYAAASPEKTKVFSIEHFVKEAEIDSIYFEVPYFLEPQKNAENAYNLLLKALTKTKMAGVGTFVMRDKEIFGMIRPYDDKILIVNRLRFAQEIRDYKDLKIPDSKSPKAGELKMAVSLIEQTSEKFDPTAYKDHYAEDLMKIIKKKAKGGKVKKATETKEDNGKVVDLMAQLKASLESSKKDKKAS, encoded by the coding sequence ATGAAAGCAATTTGGAATGGAGCAATAGGATTTGGTTTGGTAAATATTCCCATTAAAATGTATTCTGCGGTCGAAAACAGCAATTTAGATTTGGATATGCTGGATAAAAATGATTTTTCAAATATCAAATTTAAACGGGTTAATGAAAAAACCGGCAAAGAAGTAAAATGGGAAAATATTGTCAAGGGCTTTTTACTGGATGATAAATATGTTGTTTTAGATGACGAAGATTATGCGGCGGCAAGTCCCGAAAAAACCAAAGTATTTTCTATTGAGCACTTTGTGAAAGAAGCTGAAATTGATTCTATTTATTTTGAAGTTCCTTACTTTCTGGAACCCCAGAAAAATGCTGAAAATGCCTACAATTTGTTGTTAAAGGCTTTAACCAAAACAAAAATGGCTGGCGTTGGAACATTTGTGATGCGCGATAAGGAAATATTTGGGATGATTCGACCTTACGATGATAAAATATTAATTGTTAACAGATTAAGATTTGCACAGGAAATTAGGGATTACAAAGATTTGAAAATTCCAGATAGTAAAAGTCCGAAAGCTGGAGAATTAAAAATGGCGGTTTCCCTTATTGAACAAACCTCGGAGAAATTTGATCCCACAGCTTATAAAGATCATTATGCTGAAGATTTAATGAAGATCATCAAGAAAAAAGCAAAAGGTGGAAAGGTTAAAAAAGCCACAGAAACTAAAGAAGATAATGGAAAAGTAGTCGATTTAATGGCGCAGTTAAAAGCCAGTTTAGAAAGTTCAAAAAAAGATAAAAAAGCCTCCTGA
- a CDS encoding DoxX family protein: MNYFFSTKDSSVLNDIMMLLVRVFIGIAMIFLHGLPKLENLLSSEPIKFYNFLSLSEETTLIIATIIEIVGAFFIIIGLFTRASSLILMLMMIIAAFGYHYSDPFSLRENSLLYLSIFTLIFAFGSRKYSIDNMLTKRRESKW, from the coding sequence ATGAATTATTTTTTTTCAACCAAAGATTCTTCTGTCCTCAATGATATAATGATGCTTCTGGTTCGGGTATTTATTGGTATTGCAATGATTTTTTTGCATGGACTCCCAAAATTAGAAAATTTGCTCAGTAGTGAACCAATTAAATTTTACAATTTTCTGAGCCTTAGCGAGGAAACGACTTTGATTATAGCTACAATTATAGAAATAGTTGGCGCTTTCTTTATCATCATCGGACTTTTTACGAGAGCTTCCAGTTTAATTTTAATGTTGATGATGATAATTGCTGCGTTTGGATATCATTACTCAGATCCATTCAGCTTAAGGGAGAACAGCTTACTTTATCTGAGTATTTTTACGCTGATATTTGCCTTTGGCTCGCGAAAGTATTCAATCGACAATATGCTTACCAAAAGACGGGAATCTAAATGGTAA
- a CDS encoding acyl-ACP desaturase, with the protein MYNKLVRMEVMRTLGKDVDDFISSYLTPVEKIWQPSDFLPDPSSDSFKHEVDELQTFAQEMGYDLFVTLIGDCITEEALPSYESWLMGIDGVDQEEKSGWSQWIRSWTAEENRHGDLLNKYLYLCGRVNMREIEMTTQYLIQDGLDIGTTMDPYRNFVYTSFQETATNISHRRVGTFAKQTGNTKLSRMCGVIAADEARHAKAYKHFVTRILELDPSEMILAFEDMMRKKIVMPAHLLRESGQKAGELWGHFSDAAQRAMVYTGQDYINILSELLEDWKIDHVTGLNEKAERAQEYLMKLPSRLQRVTDRISTPDLEWQFKWVKS; encoded by the coding sequence ATGTATAATAAATTAGTAAGAATGGAAGTAATGCGAACTCTCGGCAAAGATGTCGATGATTTCATTTCTTCCTACTTAACTCCTGTAGAAAAGATTTGGCAACCCAGCGATTTTTTACCGGATCCTTCCTCAGATAGCTTTAAACATGAAGTTGATGAGTTACAGACTTTTGCACAAGAGATGGGTTACGATCTTTTTGTAACCTTAATCGGTGACTGTATTACTGAAGAAGCGTTGCCAAGTTATGAATCTTGGTTAATGGGCATTGACGGAGTAGATCAGGAAGAAAAATCAGGTTGGTCACAGTGGATTCGCAGCTGGACGGCTGAAGAAAACAGACACGGTGATCTTCTAAATAAATATCTCTATTTATGCGGTCGCGTCAACATGCGTGAGATCGAAATGACGACACAGTATCTTATTCAAGATGGTCTGGACATCGGCACTACAATGGATCCATATAGAAACTTTGTATATACCAGTTTTCAGGAAACCGCAACCAATATTTCTCACCGTAGAGTAGGCACATTCGCAAAGCAAACCGGAAACACAAAACTTTCCAGAATGTGTGGAGTCATCGCTGCAGATGAAGCAAGACACGCAAAAGCCTACAAGCATTTCGTAACTCGAATCTTAGAATTAGATCCTTCGGAGATGATTCTGGCATTCGAAGATATGATGAGAAAAAAAATTGTGATGCCTGCACACTTATTACGTGAATCCGGACAAAAAGCGGGTGAACTTTGGGGACATTTCAGTGATGCTGCACAACGAGCCATGGTTTATACGGGTCAGGATTATATTAATATTCTTTCCGAACTTCTGGAAGACTGGAAAATTGACCATGTCACCGGTCTAAATGAAAAAGCGGAAAGAGCTCAGGAATATTTAATGAAACTTCCATCAAGACTTCAAAGAGTTACAGACCGTATTTCAACTCCCGATTTAGAATGGCAGTTTAAATGGGTTAAATCTTAA